Proteins found in one Thunnus maccoyii chromosome 5, fThuMac1.1, whole genome shotgun sequence genomic segment:
- the st8sia2 gene encoding alpha-2,8-sialyltransferase 8B, with translation MPPVSRTLLFGFITLLVVILIIDDIAEVEEETANTGHSKKMSLHRLIPKPRRKAAAHVDPTALTRSSKDIINHHHHPSYNNTAKLSSNSWTFNRTLSNLIRKNILRFLDPERDISILKGTLKPGDIIHYVFDRHSTTNVSENLYRLLPTVSPMKNQHHRRCAIVGNSGILLNSSCGPEIDSHDFVIRCNLAPVEEYSRDVGWRTNLVTMNPSVVQRAFQDLVSEKWRERFLQRLKSLSGSVLWIPAFMAKGGEERVEWALRLILLHTVDIRTAFPSLRLLHAVRGYWLTNNVHIKRPTTGLLMYTLATRFCEEIHLYGFWPFPLDPLGKPVKYHYYDTLKYEYTSSSSPHTMPLEFRTLSTLHRQGALRLHTGTCVEPESK, from the exons ATGCCGCCTGTTTCCCGCACGCTGTTGTTCGGCTTTATAACGCTGCTGGTTGTGATTTTGATCATTGATGATATTGCAGAAGTGGAAGAAGAAACTGC aaatACTGGACATTCAAAGAAGATGAGCTTGCACCGGCTCATCCCAAAACCGCGCAG AAAGGCTGCAGCACACGTGGATCCGACTGCTTTGACAAGATCAAGTAAAGATataataaatcatcatcatcatccgaGCTACAATAACACTGCCAAGCTCTCGTCAAACAGCTGGACCTTCAACAGGACCCTCTCCAACCTCATCAG gaAGAATATTCTGAGATTCCTCGATCCAGAGAGAGACATCTCTATTCTGAAAGGCACGTTGAAACCAGGGGATATCATCCACTATGTTTTCGACCGCCACAGCACCACAAACGTTTCAGAAAATCTCTATCGTCTTTTGCCAACTGTATCCCCCATGAAGAACCAGCATCACAGGCGCTGCGCCATTGTGGGAAACTCGGGGATCCTTCTGAACAGCAGCTGTGGACCCGAGATTGACTCTCATGACTTTGTTATCAg GTGTAACCTGGCACCAGTGGAGGAATACTCTCGGGACGTTGGGTGGCGGACCAACTTGGTGACCATGAACCCTTCAGTGGTGCAGCGGGCCTTCCAGGACCTCGTCAGTGAGAAGTGGAGGGAGCGCTTCTTGCAGCGGCTTAAGAGCCTCAGCGGCAGTGTGCTGTGGATCCCAGCCTTTATGGCCAAGGGGGGAGAGGAGCGTGTGGAGTGGGCCCTTCGTCTCATCCTGCTGCACACTGTGGACATACGCACTGCCTTCCCTTCGCTGCGCCTGCTCCACGCCGTCAGGGG GTACTGGCTGACCAACAACGTCCACATCAAGCGTCCAACCACTGGGCTCCTCATGTACACCTTGGCTACTCGCTTTTGTGAAGAGATCCATCTTTATGGCTTCTGGCCCTTTCCACTCGACCCGCTTGGCAAACCAGTCAAATACCACTACTACGACACTCTAAAATATGAGTACACCTCCAGCTCCAGTCCTCACACCATGCCTTTGGAGTTCAGGACCCTAAGCACGTTGCACAGACAGGGGGCGCTCCGGCTCCACACTGGGACCTGTGTGGAGCCTGAAAGCAAATAA